From one Enterobacter kobei genomic stretch:
- a CDS encoding AraC family transcriptional regulator, with protein MNREATCLHLTDQVKRLKIHENKLSALLPDIRLLYGTQPGTRTPVMYQPGIVILFSGHKTGYINDRVFHYDANEYLLLTVPLPFECETFATPEVPLAGIRVNVDILQLQELLMDIGEDEHFQPAMAASGINSATLSDEILCAVERLLDVMERPLDARILGRQIVREILYHVLTGPRGGALLALVSRQTHFSLISRVLKRIESQYTENLSVDQLAAEANMSVSAFHHNFKSVTSTSPLQYLKSYRLHRARMLMIHDGMKASAAAMRVGYESASQFSREFKRYFGVTPGEDAARIRTMQGT; from the coding sequence ATGAACCGCGAAGCGACCTGCCTGCACCTGACCGATCAGGTTAAACGGCTGAAAATTCATGAGAACAAACTGAGCGCGTTGCTGCCAGATATCCGCCTGCTGTACGGCACGCAGCCGGGCACGCGCACGCCGGTCATGTATCAGCCGGGCATCGTGATCCTCTTTTCCGGGCATAAAACGGGTTATATCAACGACCGCGTCTTCCATTACGATGCCAATGAATATCTGCTGCTCACCGTGCCGTTGCCCTTTGAATGCGAAACCTTTGCCACGCCGGAAGTGCCGCTGGCGGGGATCCGCGTCAACGTGGATATTCTTCAGTTGCAGGAGTTGCTGATGGATATCGGCGAGGATGAACATTTCCAGCCGGCGATGGCGGCCAGCGGCATTAACTCCGCCACGCTGTCTGATGAAATTCTCTGCGCGGTGGAGCGTCTGCTTGACGTGATGGAGCGCCCGCTGGATGCGCGTATCCTCGGCAGGCAGATCGTGCGTGAAATTCTCTACCATGTGCTGACCGGCCCGCGCGGCGGCGCGTTGCTGGCGCTGGTGAGCCGTCAGACGCACTTCAGTCTCATCAGCCGCGTGTTAAAACGCATCGAAAGTCAGTACACGGAAAACCTGAGCGTTGACCAGCTGGCCGCCGAAGCCAATATGAGCGTCTCGGCGTTCCACCATAATTTCAAATCGGTGACCAGCACGTCTCCGTTGCAGTATCTGAAAAGCTACCGCCTGCACCGGGCGCGGATGCTGATGATCCACGACGGCATGAAAGCCAGCGCGGCGGCGATGCGGGTAGGCTATGAAAGCGCCTCGCAGTTCAGCCGCGAGTTTAAACGCTATTTTGGCGTGACGCCGGGAGAGGATGCCGCACGGATCAGGACGATGCAGGGGACGTAA
- the metC gene encoding cystathionine beta-lyase: MAAKHIDTALVNAGRSKKYTQGAVNSVIQRASSLVFDTVEAKKQATRGRASGELFYGRRGTLTHFSLQDAMCELEGGAGCALFPCGAAAVANTILAFVEQGDHILVTHTAYEPTQDFCTKILSKMGVTTEWFDPLIGADIASLIKPNTRIVFLESPGSITMEVHDVPAIVAAVRRVAPEAIIMIDNTWAAGILFKALEFGIDISVQAATKYLIGHSDGMIGTAVANARCWEQLRENAYLMGQMVDADTAYMTSRGLRTLSVRLRQHQESSLQLAEWLAAHPQVAAVNHPALPGSKGHEFWKRDFTGSSGLFSFVLRKRLNNQELAAYLDHFSLFSTAYSWGGFESLILANQPEHIAAIRPGGGVDFTGTLIRLHIGLENVDDLRADLAAGFERIV; this comes from the coding sequence ATGGCAGCGAAGCACATTGATACCGCGCTGGTGAATGCCGGGCGCAGCAAGAAATATACTCAGGGCGCGGTGAACAGCGTGATCCAGCGCGCGTCTTCTCTGGTGTTTGACACGGTGGAAGCGAAAAAGCAGGCCACGCGCGGGCGCGCCAGCGGTGAACTGTTTTATGGCCGTCGCGGCACCCTGACGCATTTCTCCCTGCAGGACGCCATGTGCGAGCTGGAAGGTGGCGCGGGCTGTGCGTTGTTTCCCTGCGGCGCGGCAGCGGTAGCCAATACCATTCTGGCCTTTGTTGAACAGGGCGACCATATTCTGGTTACCCATACGGCCTATGAACCGACGCAGGATTTCTGCACGAAAATTCTCTCAAAAATGGGCGTGACCACCGAGTGGTTCGATCCATTGATCGGCGCAGACATCGCCAGCCTGATAAAACCCAATACCCGCATCGTGTTCCTCGAATCCCCCGGCTCGATCACCATGGAAGTGCACGATGTGCCCGCGATTGTTGCCGCCGTGCGGCGCGTGGCGCCGGAAGCGATCATTATGATCGACAATACCTGGGCGGCGGGCATCCTGTTTAAAGCCCTGGAGTTTGGCATCGACATTTCTGTTCAGGCAGCCACCAAATACCTGATTGGCCACTCCGACGGCATGATCGGCACCGCCGTGGCAAATGCCCGCTGCTGGGAGCAACTGCGCGAGAACGCCTATCTGATGGGACAAATGGTGGATGCCGATACCGCTTACATGACCAGCCGTGGCCTGCGCACCCTGAGCGTACGTTTGCGCCAGCATCAGGAAAGCAGCCTGCAACTCGCGGAATGGCTGGCGGCGCATCCGCAGGTGGCGGCGGTGAACCACCCTGCGTTGCCGGGCAGTAAGGGGCATGAATTCTGGAAGCGCGACTTTACCGGCAGCAGCGGGCTGTTCTCGTTTGTGCTGCGTAAGCGATTGAATAACCAGGAACTGGCGGCTTATCTCGATCACTTCTCGCTGTTCAGCACGGCCTACTCCTGGGGCGGTTTTGAATCGCTCATTTTAGCGAACCAGCCGGAGCACATTGCCGCGATCCGTCCAGGCGGTGGCGTCGACTTTACTGGCACACTTATCCGACTGCATATAGGTTTAGAAAACGTTGATGATTTACGTGCTGATTTAGCAGCGGGATTTGAGCGCATCGTGTAA
- the exbD gene encoding TonB system transport protein ExbD: MAMRLNENLDDNGEMHEINVTPFIDVMLVLLIIFMVAAPLATVDVKVNLPASSSQPQPRPEKPVYLSVKADNTMFIGNDQVTDETMIAALNALTEGKKDTTVFFRADKTVDYETMMKVMDTLHQAGYLKIGLVGEEVAKAK, translated from the coding sequence ATGGCAATGCGTCTTAATGAAAACCTGGACGATAACGGCGAAATGCATGAAATCAACGTGACGCCGTTTATCGACGTCATGCTGGTGCTGCTGATTATCTTTATGGTTGCCGCGCCGCTGGCGACGGTGGATGTGAAGGTTAATCTGCCCGCGTCATCCAGCCAGCCGCAACCGCGCCCGGAAAAACCGGTCTATTTGTCGGTCAAAGCGGATAACACCATGTTTATTGGTAACGATCAGGTGACGGATGAAACCATGATCGCGGCGCTTAACGCGCTGACCGAAGGCAAAAAAGACACCACCGTTTTCTTCCGCGCGGATAAAACCGTGGATTACGAAACGATGATGAAGGTGATGGATACGCTGCATCAGGCGGGCTATCTGAAGATAGGCCTGGTGGGTGAAGAGGTCGCGAAAGCGAAGTAA
- the exbB gene encoding tol-pal system-associated acyl-CoA thioesterase: MGNNLMQTDLSVWGMYHHADIVVKIVMIGLILASVVTWAIFFSKSVELISQKRRLKREQQLLGEARSLNQASEIAASFKSKSLSTLLINEAQNELELSAGSEDNEGIKERTGFRLERRVAAVGRHMGRGNGYLATIGAISPFIGLFGTVWGIMNSFIGIAQTQTTNLAVVAPGIAEALLATAIGLIAAIPAVVIYNIFARMIGSYKASLGDVAAQVLLLQSRDLDLAASSTAQPVHAAQKLRLG, from the coding sequence GTGGGTAATAATTTGATGCAGACGGATCTTTCCGTCTGGGGTATGTACCATCATGCCGATATTGTTGTAAAAATCGTGATGATTGGCCTGATCCTGGCGTCAGTAGTCACCTGGGCAATTTTCTTCAGCAAGAGCGTGGAGCTGATTTCACAAAAGCGTCGCTTAAAGCGCGAACAGCAACTGCTGGGTGAAGCCCGTTCGCTGAACCAGGCCAGTGAAATCGCCGCTTCCTTTAAATCAAAAAGCCTCAGTACACTGTTGATCAACGAAGCGCAGAATGAACTGGAGCTGTCTGCGGGTTCAGAAGATAACGAAGGCATCAAAGAGCGTACCGGTTTCCGCCTGGAGCGTCGTGTGGCTGCGGTAGGCCGTCACATGGGCCGTGGCAATGGGTATCTGGCAACGATCGGTGCCATCTCCCCGTTTATCGGTCTGTTCGGCACGGTGTGGGGCATCATGAACAGCTTTATCGGTATCGCCCAGACGCAGACCACTAACCTGGCGGTTGTCGCGCCTGGTATCGCAGAAGCGCTGTTAGCCACGGCGATTGGCCTGATTGCGGCGATCCCGGCGGTGGTGATCTACAACATTTTTGCCCGCATGATCGGCAGCTATAAAGCCTCGCTGGGCGACGTCGCCGCGCAGGTGTTGTTACTGCAAAGTCGCGATCTTGATCTTGCCGCCAGCTCGACGGCTCAACCGGTGCACGCTGCACAGAAATTACGTTTAGGTTAA
- the dkgA gene encoding 2,5-didehydrogluconate reductase DkgA, which yields MANPTVIKLQDGNIMPQLGLGVWKAGNEEVISAIHKALEVGYRSIDTAAAYKNEEGVGKALQSAGVAREDLFITTKLWNDDQKRPQEALQESLDKLQLDHVDLYLMHWPVPAIDHYVDAWKGMIALQEQGLVKSIGVCNFQIHHLQRLIDETGVTPVINQIELHPLLQQRQLHAWNATHKIQTESWSPLAQGGEGVFDQKVIRTLADKYGKTPAQIVIRWHLDQGLVVIPKSVTPARIAENFDVWDFRLDKDELSEIAKLDQGKRLGPDPDQFGG from the coding sequence ATGGCAAATCCAACCGTTATCAAGCTTCAGGACGGCAACATCATGCCGCAACTGGGTCTCGGCGTGTGGAAAGCGGGCAATGAGGAAGTGATCTCCGCCATTCATAAAGCGCTGGAAGTGGGCTATCGCTCCATTGATACCGCTGCCGCGTACAAGAACGAAGAAGGCGTTGGCAAAGCGTTGCAGAGTGCTGGCGTCGCGCGTGAGGATCTGTTCATCACCACCAAATTGTGGAATGACGATCAAAAACGACCGCAGGAAGCGTTACAGGAAAGCCTCGATAAACTGCAGCTCGATCATGTTGATCTCTATCTGATGCACTGGCCGGTTCCGGCTATCGATCACTATGTGGACGCCTGGAAAGGGATGATCGCCCTGCAGGAACAGGGGCTGGTAAAAAGCATCGGCGTGTGTAATTTCCAGATCCATCATCTGCAACGGCTGATCGATGAAACGGGCGTCACGCCGGTGATCAACCAGATCGAGCTGCATCCGCTGCTGCAACAACGTCAGCTGCATGCCTGGAACGCCACGCATAAGATCCAGACCGAATCCTGGAGCCCGCTGGCACAGGGCGGTGAAGGGGTGTTCGATCAGAAAGTGATCCGCACGCTTGCGGATAAATACGGCAAAACCCCGGCGCAAATCGTTATTCGCTGGCACCTGGATCAGGGTCTGGTCGTGATCCCGAAATCCGTTACGCCTGCGCGTATCGCGGAAAACTTTGATGTGTGGGATTTCCGTCTGGATAAAGACGAACTGAGCGAAATTGCGAAACTGGATCAGGGTAAACGCCTCGGCCCGGACCCGGACCAGTTCGGCGGGTAA
- the yqhD gene encoding alcohol dehydrogenase: protein MNNFNLHTPTRILFGKNAIADLRDQIPAGARVLITYGGGSVKKTGVLDQVYSALDGLDVLEFGGIEPNPSYETLMKAVEIARKENVTFLLAVGGGSVLDGTKFIAAAALYAEGVDPWEILPTSGKNITRAIPMGSVLTLPATGSESNKGAVISRKATGDKQAFMSEHVQPVFAVLDPVYTYTLPPRQVANGVVDAFVHTVEQYVTYPVDAKIQDRFAEGILLTLIEDGPKALTDPENYNVRANVMWAATQALNGLIGAGVPQDWATHMLGHELTAMHGLDHAQTLAVVLPALWNEKRDVKRGKLLQYAERVWNITEGSDDERIDAAIAATRNFFEQMGVPTRLSGYGLDGSSIPALLAKLEEHGMTQLGEHQDITLDVSRRIYEAAR, encoded by the coding sequence ATGAATAACTTTAATCTGCATACTCCTACACGCATTCTTTTTGGTAAAAACGCCATTGCCGATCTGCGCGACCAGATCCCGGCAGGCGCGCGCGTACTGATCACCTACGGCGGCGGCAGCGTCAAAAAAACCGGCGTGCTGGATCAGGTTTACAGCGCCCTCGACGGCCTCGACGTGCTGGAGTTCGGCGGCATTGAGCCGAATCCGTCCTATGAAACCCTGATGAAAGCGGTGGAGATTGCCCGCAAAGAAAACGTCACCTTCCTGCTGGCGGTTGGCGGCGGCTCGGTGCTGGACGGCACTAAATTTATCGCCGCTGCGGCGCTGTACGCAGAGGGTGTGGATCCGTGGGAGATCCTGCCAACCTCCGGCAAAAACATCACCCGCGCCATTCCGATGGGTTCGGTGCTGACGCTGCCTGCTACCGGTTCTGAATCCAACAAAGGTGCCGTGATCTCCCGTAAAGCCACCGGGGACAAACAGGCATTTATGTCTGAACACGTGCAGCCGGTCTTCGCCGTGCTGGATCCGGTTTATACCTACACCCTGCCGCCGCGCCAGGTGGCGAACGGTGTGGTGGATGCCTTTGTGCACACCGTTGAGCAGTACGTCACTTATCCGGTGGACGCCAAAATTCAGGACCGTTTTGCAGAAGGCATTCTGCTGACGCTGATTGAAGACGGCCCGAAAGCACTGACCGATCCGGAAAACTACAACGTGCGCGCTAACGTGATGTGGGCGGCGACCCAGGCGCTGAACGGCCTGATTGGTGCCGGTGTGCCGCAGGACTGGGCGACCCATATGCTGGGTCACGAACTGACGGCGATGCACGGTCTGGATCATGCCCAGACGCTGGCGGTGGTGCTGCCTGCGCTGTGGAATGAGAAACGTGATGTCAAACGCGGCAAGCTGTTGCAGTACGCCGAGCGCGTATGGAATATCACCGAAGGCTCCGACGACGAGCGTATTGATGCGGCCATCGCCGCCACCCGCAATTTCTTCGAACAAATGGGCGTGCCGACGCGCCTGTCCGGCTACGGTCTGGACGGCAGCTCCATCCCTGCCCTGCTGGCGAAACTCGAAGAGCACGGTATGACGCAATTAGGCGAACATCAGGACATAACCCTCGATGTCAGCCGTCGCATCTACGAAGCGGCTCGCTAA
- the yghB gene encoding DedA family general envelope maintenance protein YghB, with product MVVIQNIIAALWHHDFAALADPHVVGVVYLVMFATLFLENGLLPASFLPGDSLLLLTGALIARGVMDFVPALVILTTAASLGCWLSYIQGRWLGNTRVVKSWLAQLPVKYHERATCMFERHGLLALLVGRFLAFVRTLLPTMAGISGLSNRRFQFFNWLSALLWVGAVTSLGYALSMIPFVKRHEDQVMTFLMILPIFLLIVGLLGTVVVVIKKKYCNA from the coding sequence ATGGTAGTTATTCAAAATATTATCGCCGCGCTCTGGCATCATGATTTCGCGGCGTTAGCTGATCCACATGTTGTCGGTGTCGTTTATCTGGTGATGTTTGCGACGCTGTTTCTGGAAAACGGATTACTTCCGGCCTCTTTCTTACCCGGTGACAGTTTGCTTCTGCTGACCGGCGCGCTAATCGCAAGAGGCGTGATGGACTTTGTACCGGCGCTGGTGATCCTCACCACCGCCGCCAGTCTGGGCTGCTGGCTGAGCTATATCCAGGGGCGCTGGCTGGGCAACACGCGAGTGGTAAAAAGCTGGCTGGCGCAGCTGCCGGTCAAGTATCACGAGCGGGCCACCTGCATGTTCGAACGGCATGGCCTGCTGGCGCTGCTGGTCGGTCGTTTTCTGGCCTTCGTGCGTACGCTGCTGCCAACGATGGCGGGTATTTCCGGCCTCTCTAACCGCCGCTTCCAGTTCTTTAACTGGCTGAGCGCGCTGCTGTGGGTGGGTGCGGTAACGTCACTGGGCTATGCGCTGAGCATGATCCCCTTTGTAAAACGCCATGAAGATCAGGTCATGACCTTCCTGATGATCCTGCCGATTTTCCTGCTCATCGTCGGCTTACTGGGCACGGTGGTCGTGGTGATCAAGAAGAAATACTGCAACGCCTGA
- a CDS encoding cytoplasmic protein: MKDVEDNNVYLTLDNHKSDEFILKQNLDALVQSKNDHITRLARDLISIPAALVRLKWQNRREIYALQVKEEIYGAAINEVATRHPELYEKIMSRLETNYQLLLARETATLRITRKLADGGFRTSNVTSVALTEKTPPVPESQAKKS, encoded by the coding sequence GTGAAAGATGTTGAGGACAACAACGTTTATTTGACTTTAGATAATCATAAAAGCGATGAATTTATCTTAAAGCAAAATCTCGATGCCCTGGTACAGAGTAAAAATGATCATATCACTCGCCTGGCTCGCGATCTGATCTCCATTCCTGCCGCGCTGGTGCGCTTAAAATGGCAGAACCGCCGCGAAATCTACGCGTTGCAGGTCAAAGAAGAGATTTACGGTGCCGCTATCAACGAGGTAGCGACGCGACATCCTGAGCTGTACGAAAAAATCATGTCTCGCCTGGAGACCAACTATCAGCTTCTGCTGGCGCGTGAGACGGCTACGCTGCGTATTACCCGTAAGCTGGCTGACGGTGGCTTCCGCACATCAAACGTCACCAGCGTGGCGCTGACAGAGAAAACGCCACCGGTCCCGGAATCGCAGGCAAAAAAAAGCTGA
- a CDS encoding aldo/keto reductase — protein MPWLANPARYEEMQYRYCGKSGLRLPALSLGLWHSFGHVQPLETQRALLRTAFDAGITHFDLANNYGPPPGSAEENFGRLLREDFASYRDELIISTKAGYYMWPGPYGSGGSRKYLLASLDQSLSRMGLEYVDIFYSHRVDENTPMEETASALAQAVQSGKALYVGISSYSSERTQTMVDLLREWKIPLLIHQPSYNLLNRWVDKSGLLDTLEANGVGCIAFTPLAQGLLTGKYLNGIPDGSRMQREGKKVRGLTEKMLTESNLNSLRLLNEMAQQRGQSMAQMALSWLLKDARVTSVLIGASRPEQIQENVQALSNLTFSAEELVQIDKHVADGELNLWQASSDK, from the coding sequence ATGCCCTGGTTAGCTAATCCTGCGCGCTACGAGGAGATGCAGTATCGCTACTGCGGTAAGAGCGGGCTACGCCTGCCGGCACTGTCGCTGGGTCTGTGGCACAGTTTTGGTCATGTACAGCCGCTGGAAACCCAGCGCGCCCTGCTGCGCACCGCTTTTGATGCAGGCATCACCCATTTCGACTTAGCCAATAACTATGGTCCGCCACCGGGCAGCGCCGAAGAAAACTTTGGTCGTCTGCTGAGAGAGGATTTTGCGTCGTACCGCGATGAGCTGATCATCTCCACCAAAGCGGGCTATTACATGTGGCCTGGCCCGTATGGCTCCGGCGGCTCGCGCAAGTATCTGCTCGCCAGCCTCGATCAGAGCCTCAGCCGCATGGGGCTGGAGTATGTCGATATTTTCTATTCTCACCGCGTGGATGAGAATACGCCGATGGAAGAAACCGCCTCGGCGCTGGCGCAGGCCGTGCAGAGCGGTAAGGCGCTGTACGTCGGTATTTCGTCCTACTCGTCTGAACGCACCCAGACGATGGTCGATTTGCTGCGTGAATGGAAAATCCCGCTGCTCATCCACCAGCCGTCTTACAACCTGCTCAACCGCTGGGTAGACAAAAGCGGCCTGCTGGACACGCTGGAAGCCAACGGCGTGGGCTGTATCGCCTTTACCCCGCTGGCGCAGGGACTGCTGACCGGCAAATACCTCAACGGCATTCCTGACGGCTCGCGTATGCAGCGGGAAGGCAAAAAGGTACGCGGGTTAACCGAGAAAATGCTGACCGAGAGCAACCTGAACAGTTTGCGTCTGCTGAACGAGATGGCGCAGCAGCGCGGACAGTCGATGGCGCAGATGGCGTTAAGCTGGTTGCTGAAAGACGCGCGCGTCACCTCGGTGCTGATTGGCGCAAGCCGTCCGGAACAGATCCAGGAGAACGTGCAGGCGCTGAGTAATCTTACCTTCAGCGCCGAGGAGCTGGTGCAGATCGATAAACATGTGGCTGACGGCGAGCTGAATCTCTGGCAGGCATCGTCGGACAAATAG
- a CDS encoding ESA_00282 family adhesion-associated protein produces the protein MNSIFYSVIALLLLTAGVLFMMRELNKGTPAADSNPLPEATPLSKEEGEDHFSMLMNAITPVWYWRVNHEYIDFLHATIKRMNISQINSVPGLFEAQRRCSDLNSAVYKYYDNIKKRCLNGEKVPHSDLDLLNLSQCFHEFSLDAYPELVTLVWPEYARPDVDPRDVRTAKIVEG, from the coding sequence ATGAACAGTATTTTTTATTCTGTTATTGCTTTGCTGCTACTTACGGCGGGCGTACTTTTTATGATGCGCGAGTTGAATAAAGGCACGCCAGCCGCAGACAGCAACCCGCTTCCCGAGGCAACGCCGTTGTCGAAGGAAGAGGGAGAAGATCACTTTTCAATGTTAATGAATGCCATTACGCCGGTATGGTACTGGCGCGTCAATCACGAATATATTGATTTTTTGCACGCGACAATTAAAAGAATGAACATATCGCAAATAAATAGCGTGCCGGGCTTATTTGAAGCACAACGTCGTTGCAGCGATCTGAATTCAGCAGTGTACAAATATTACGATAATATAAAAAAACGTTGCCTTAATGGCGAGAAAGTCCCGCATTCGGATCTGGATTTACTGAACTTAAGTCAGTGCTTTCACGAATTCAGCCTCGACGCCTATCCGGAACTGGTGACGCTGGTGTGGCCAGAGTATGCCCGTCCGGACGTAGATCCGCGTGACGTGCGCACTGCGAAGATCGTAGAAGGTTAA